In Drosophila teissieri strain GT53w chromosome 2R, Prin_Dtei_1.1, whole genome shotgun sequence, the following proteins share a genomic window:
- the LOC122613170 gene encoding trypsin alpha-3, translating into MSLRLGLCLLGLLGLVIHSESASISPHIVGGDQADIADYPYQVSVRLETYMLLHICGGSIYAPKVVITAAHCIKGRYASYIRIVAGQNSIADLEEQGVKVSKLIPHAGYNKKTYVNDIGLIITREPLEYSALVQPIAVALEAPPSGAHAVVSGWGKRTEEDEALPAMLRAVELEIVEKSTCGAQYLTKDYTVTEEMLCAGYLEGGKDTCNGDSGGPLVVDGVLVGVVSWGVGCGREGFPGVYTSVNSHIDWIEEQAEAYL; encoded by the coding sequence ATGTCGCTGCGGTTGGGTTTGTGTCTTTTGGGTCTTCTTGGCCTGGTAATCCACTCGGAATCCGCCTCCATAAGCCCCCACATTGTGGGTGGCGATCAGGCGGACATTGCCGACTATCCGTACCAGGTGTCCGTCCGCCTGGAGACCTACATGCTGCTCCACATCTGCGGTGGCAGCATCTACGCACCCAAGGTGGTCATCACCGCCGCCCACTGCATCAAAGGACGCTATGCCTCGTACATTCGGATCGTGGCTGGTCAGAACTCCATTGCCGATCTGGAGGAGCAGGGCGTGAAGGTCAGCAAGCTGATCCCCCACGCCGGCTACAATAAGAAGACATATGTGAATGACATCGGTTTGATCATCACTCGCGAGCCCTTGGAGTACTCCGCCCTGGTGCAACCCATTGCTGTCGCCCTGGAGGCTCCGCCGTCGGGTGCCCATGCAGTCGTCAGTGGTTGGGGGAAGCGGACCGAGGAGGATGAGGCGCTGCCCGCCATGCTGCGCGCCGTTGAGCTGGAGATCGTCGAGAAGAGCACCTGCGGAGCCCAGTATCTGACCAAGGACTACACGGTGACCGAAGAGATGCTCTGCGCCGGCTATCTGGAGGGTGGCAAGGACACCTGCAACGGCGATTCCGGTGGACCCTTGGTCGTCGACGGAGTCCTTGTGGGTGTGGTGTCCTGGGGCGTGGGCTGCGGCAGGGAAGGATTCCCGGGAGTCTACACCAGCGTCAATTCCCACATCGATtggatcgaggagcaggcggaggcCTATCTCTAA